The window CCTCGGCCACCCCCACTTGAACGACAACTTAACCATAGAACGATGCCGTTTCGACCATAACAACAACACAAGCGTTGTCGTTCCACCAACAAACCCTGGAATCGTTGCATTCAACAATAACAACCACCATCTCTCGGTCACTCAACAGAAACTCCAAGTAGCACaggtaaaaataaaatttctcaAGAATTCAAAAAAATTTGCGTTATGTGGTTATGCCGTTAATGGTTAATATTTGTGTTTTTAGTTTGAGATGCTGAGGCAACAACAGTTGGCGAAGCAGCAGCAGGGTTCGGTTCCGGTGTGGTGCGGTGCACAGAACAGGGGAAGGAGTGATGTTGGTTCCGTTGGAGTAAGGAACGTTGGTAGTTTGTGTGATGCAGCTGCATGGCCTTCTATGCAGGCCCAGCCGCACGCgaagcaacaaaatcaacagCAATATGGGTCGGGAATGAGAGCAGTTTTTCTTGGGAATCCTAAGAGAGAAAGTGCTGGAACCGGTGTGTTCTTGCCACGACGTGTTGATAGAGCAGCTGAATCAAAGAAGAAGTCAGGTTAAGACAAAATCAAGAAATAACTTGCGCATCCATTTTTATCACTTATTTCCTTTTATTGTTTTCTGGAGTTATTATTTGTTTGTTGCTTCTATTGTCTGTTTTTTGTGCTGGaaacttttctattttattggggattagggttttattaaaaaattattcttccCTCTCTTATTTATATCTTTTGTTTACCgtaattctattttaaaaatatttgcgGTGGTTTTTGTTGGGTTTATTGTCTTGGgcgttattttatttggcattagtgttgctttttctgtattttttttctttttactgtttaGTTTTGGTTTTACTACTGTTTTGACGTTTTTGttatttttggtttgtttttaCCTTTCAGGTTGTTCAACTGTTTTGGTTCCGGCACGAGTGGTGCAGGCCCTGAATCTGAAGCTTGAAGACATGGTGCCGGTACACAATCACCACCACTCACGTTCCAATGTGACCTCCAACATGGAAAATGGTAAAAAAATTGAATAGTGGATTTGGCACCTTGCGAAATTTACTTTTTGTCCTCCcccaaaaataatatattttttgtattattccaATTTTGTAAATACATGGTTTAATTCTTTTTTGTATTTGTATTATTTTCCCCAACTTCTCAAGTCCCTGCACacttattatagaaaattttcaaattaagatATTTAGTCTCATTGTATAATATTAGGGAATGTTAAAGGGCCAAATTCTTTTATTGGTTTTGGCCGTCAGTTAGCAGTGTGATGTTCTTGGATTAAATGATGCCAAAAGCAATAAATTCTGATGACGGTCGTTTTTTTCATCTCTAGCATTTTTCATACCAAAAGGCCAGTttccttttatttaatttgattttttatatacacTTTTACATTGATAATACTACTTTCCTATTGTAGAAAATTTAATTTCTATGATCACcatcgaaaataaaataagataaagatagaggtataattttttcacaaatttggaATGCCAATATCAAGTTTGAAAGAGGCAAAATCACTTCCATTGATGTATATATTAGAGAGTATATATTATATCATTCTCTTGGCTGTGTTTATATTATTGCGCGACTCTGATTTTTGGCATATGCAGCAGCTGGATCAACTATTCCAAGGATTCGGAGTAACTATAACTATGGATTCAGTCACCAGAAGCGTAACAATCTAAGGCCACAGCCACAAGTGAACCATGAGATCCGTTTGCCCCAGGAGTGGACTTACtgatcaaaatattttattttacccATATCCCTATTTAGTGGTGGTTGATCTTGTTGGGAAGtgggtttattttcttttctttagggtcgtaaaagaaaaaaaaagggggtggTTGGTTACTGGTTAGGACTTAGGACTAATGCTTTTAGTGAAGGGATAAAAAGGAAGAAGACATGTTTTACTGGCTTAACTTTCTATAGCAGAGAATGAATAGTATAAGTGAAACAGTAGTTTTTTGGTTGGTAGGTAAAGGGATTGGCCCCCTGTTGAAGGCGGTGGGAAAAGAACATACTAGtgcctttagtttttttttttttttgagtagaAAAATAAATTCGGAGGCTCAGAAAAGAAAATTAGCTATAAAAGTGATGCAAAGCAAGGAGCTGCAGAAGCAAATTTGCAGTGATATCATCAACTTCTGTTCTTTTTCATATCTTGGGAAAAAGGCAAAGTCTTGGAAATGGAAGAGTAAAAATTTTGCCCCATGTTTTATTGGGTTCTTTtggatataataaataaattagatgGTA is drawn from Arachis hypogaea cultivar Tifrunner chromosome 12, arahy.Tifrunner.gnm2.J5K5, whole genome shotgun sequence and contains these coding sequences:
- the LOC112727848 gene encoding uncharacterized protein isoform X1; the protein is MAENLDDGEFWLPPQFLTNDDTPLKNINDFSYNHVTSLLNRQNDVVSRQMLSYASSYLYSPVESSETESSDEEEHHHHQIADLTRRVAHTKLGLDFHHHHSLPSQKPKSVVVSGSPQSTLCGCGGRGGSSSSPNSGCHVTSQRATWDLLRAAAGEVERMRLGHPHLNDNLTIERCRFDHNNNTSVVVPPTNPGIVAFNNNNHHLSVTQQKLQVAQFEMLRQQQLAKQQQGSVPVWCGAQNRGRSDVGSVGVRNVGSLCDAAAWPSMQAQPHAKQQNQQQYGSGMRAVFLGNPKRESAGTGVFLPRRVDRAAESKKKSGCSTVLVPARVVQALNLKLEDMVPVHNHHHSRSNVTSNMENAAGSTIPRIRSNYNYGFSHQKRNNLRPQPQVNHEIRLPQEWTY
- the LOC112727848 gene encoding uncharacterized protein isoform X2, producing MAENLDDGEFWLPPQFLTNDDTPLKNINDFSYNHVTSLLNRQNDVVSRQMLSYASSYLYSPVESSETESSDEEEHHHHQIADLTRRVAHTKLGLDFHHHHSLPSQKPKSVVVSGSPQSTLCGCGGRGGSSSSPNSGCHVTSQRATWDLLRAAAGEVERMRLGHPHLNDNLTIERCRFDHNNNTSVVVPPTNPGIVAFNNNNHHLSVTQQKLQVAQFEMLRQQQLAKQQQGSVPVWCGAQNRGRSDVGSVGVRNVGSLCDAAAWPSMQAQPHAKQQNQQQYGSGMRAVFLGNPKRESAGTGVFLPRRVDRAAESKKKSGCSTVLVPARVVQALNLKLEDMVPVHNHHHSRSNVTSNMENAGSTIPRIRSNYNYGFSHQKRNNLRPQPQVNHEIRLPQEWTY